A single region of the Synechococcus sp. HK05 genome encodes:
- a CDS encoding LysR substrate-binding domain-containing protein: protein MRRVDLIVSSCLDVAGNLLAEAQSTSQSWLVAVPLFREPIQLLFNPNHPLSDASVLTPSDLSPFPSPAYPSGVAPLAADALRPLGLWNSACRHQTFMLSEWYGAMAYPTGLSYSTALLEPMIPELTELVCRPLPQPVEQETWIILRSDISTNPSVQKLIEQLRCHVLRVLASCSSPWSSLDQG, encoded by the coding sequence ATGCGGCGTGTTGATCTTATTGTCAGTTCCTGTTTGGATGTCGCTGGGAATCTGCTTGCTGAAGCTCAATCGACGTCACAGTCTTGGTTGGTTGCAGTGCCCCTCTTCCGTGAACCCATTCAGCTACTCTTTAACCCTAACCATCCGCTATCGGATGCCTCGGTGTTGACCCCAAGTGATTTGAGTCCATTTCCAAGTCCAGCCTACCCATCAGGTGTCGCGCCATTGGCTGCAGATGCACTCAGGCCACTTGGACTGTGGAACTCCGCCTGTCGGCATCAAACTTTTATGTTGTCAGAGTGGTACGGAGCGATGGCTTACCCAACAGGTCTCTCGTACAGCACAGCGTTGCTTGAGCCCATGATCCCTGAGCTCACGGAACTTGTTTGCCGTCCTCTGCCTCAGCCTGTCGAGCAAGAAACATGGATCATTCTGCGCAGCGATATCAGTACAAACCCCTCCGTTCAGAAGCTGATAGAGCAACTAAGGTGTCACGTCCTTAGGGTTCTTGCGTCTTGCTCGAGCCCTTGGTCCAGTCTTGATCAGGGTTGA